From the genome of Ziziphus jujuba cultivar Dongzao chromosome 6, ASM3175591v1, one region includes:
- the LOC107430122 gene encoding uncharacterized protein LOC107430122 isoform X2, whose amino-acid sequence MLGGFGYSEYWAKEPQRRCYHASTGWFYRRRTDEPAGLKTPKKEKFVKRDKTQAPVEAPYVPPKPQRTTKPVPDKTIEIFEGMTIVELAKRTGESISSLQSILVNVGEKVDSEFDPLSIDVAELVAMEAGINVRRLHSSEGSEILPRPPVVTVMGHVDHGKTSLLDALRQTSVAAREAGGITQHLGAFVVSMQSGASITFLDTPGHAAFSAMRARGAAVTDIVVLVVAADDGVMPQTLEAMSHAKAAKVPIVVAINKCDKPAANAERVKLQLASEGLLLEDMGGDIQVVEVSALKKTGLDNLEECLLLQAEMMDLKSRIDGPAQAYVVEARLDRGRGPLATAIVKAGTLECGQHVVVGSEWGRIRAIRDMVGKLTEHARPAMPVEIEGLKGLPMAGDDIIVVESEDRARMLSAGRKRKFEKDRLNKISEGRTEVLELSEEVPERVEMPMIVKADVQGTVQAVTDALKSLNSPQVFVNVVHVGVGPISQSDVDLAQACGACIVGFNVKTPPSCISVAATRASIKILLHRVIYHLLEDIGNLIVDKAPGTSETQVAGEAEVLNIFELKGRSKAKGADVKIAGCRVIDGCVTKSSTVRLLRSGEIVFEGCCSSLKREKQDVETVKKGSECGLVIRDWEDFQIGDIVQCMEQVIRKPKFISSESGAVRIEC is encoded by the exons GTGTTATCATGCAAGCACAGGGTGGTTTTATAGAAGAAGAACAGATGAGCCAGCAGGGTTGAAGACTCCAAAGAAAGAGAAGTTTGTGAAAAGGGACAAGACCCAGGCACCTGTTGAAGCTCCATATGTACCTCCTAAACCACAAAGAACTACAAAACCTGTGCCAGATAAAACAATAGAGATATTTGAAGGCATGACCATCGTTGAGCTTGCCAAGCGTACTGGTGAATCAATAAGCTCTCTGCAAAGTATTCTTGTAAATGTAGGGGAAAAGGTTGACTCAGAATTTGATCCTCTCAGTATTGACGTCGCAGAGCTGGTTGCAATG gAAGCTGGGATCAATGTTAGGAGGCTACATTCCAGTGAAGGCTCAGAAATTCTTCCACGTCCTCCAGTTGTAACCGTTATGGGTCATGTTGACCATGGGAAAACCTCTCTTTTAGATGCTTTACGTCAAACTTCAGTGGCTGCCAGGGAAGCTGGAGGCATAACGCAGCATCTAGGTGCTTTTGTTGTTAGCATGCAGTCAGGGGCATCAATAACATTTCTTGATACTCCTGGTCATGCAGCATTCAGTGCGATGAGAGCAAGAGGTGCTGCTGTAACAGATATAGTTGTGCTAGTTGTTGCTGCTGATGATGGGGTGATGCCTCAAACTCTTGAAGCCATGTCCCATGCAAAGGCGGCCAAAGTACCAATTGTGGTAGCAATAAATAAGTGTGATAAACCAGCTGCTAATGCAGAAAGAGTAAAACTCCAGCTTGCTTCAGAGGGCTTGTTGCTAGAGGATATGGGTGGAGATATTCAGGTGGTTGAAGTTTCAGCACTGAAAAAGACTGGATTGGATAACTTGGAGGAGTGTTTGCTTCTCCAAGCTGAAATGATGGATCTGAAATCACGCATTGATGGACCTGCTCAAGCTTACGTAGTGGAGGCAAGGCTTGATCGGGGAAGGGGACCATTGGCTACGGCAATAGTGAAAGCAGGGACTTTGGAATGTGGCCAGCATGTGGTTGTGGGCTCAGAATGGGGCAGAATAAGAGCTATTAGAGATATGGTGGGGAAGTTGACAGAGCACGCAAGACCTGCAATGCCTGTTGAGATTGAAGGGTTGAAGGGACTGCCAATGGCTGGTGATGACATAATTGTTGTGGAGTCTGAGGACCGAGCTAGAATGCTTAGCGCTGGGAGGAAAAGGAAGTTTGAGAAAGATAGACTTAATAAGATTAGCGAGGGGAGGACAGAAGTTTTAGAACTGTCAGAAGAGGTACCTGAGCGGGTTGAGATGCCAATGATAGTAAAAGCAGATGTGCAGGGTACTGTACAAGCTGTTACTGATGCATTGAAGAGTTTAAACAGTCCTCAG GTTTTTGTGAACGTAGTACATGTTGGTGTTGGGCCAATTTCTCAGTCAGATGTAGACTTGGCACAAGCATGCGGTGCATGTATAGTTGGATTCAATGTAAAAACTCCACCCAGCTGCATCAGTGTGGCAGCTACTCGAGCCAGTATAAAG ATACTGCTTCACCGAGTAATCTATCACCTTTTGGAGGATATTGGCAATTTGATAGTAGACAAGGCCCCTGGGACTTCTGAAACACAGGTTGCTGGAGAGGCTGAAGTTCTGAATATCTTTGAGCTCAAAGGAAGGAGCAAGGCCAAGGGAGCTGATGTGAAGATTGCTGGATGTCGTGTGATCGATGGTTGTGTCACAAAATCATCAACGGTGAGACTTCTGAGGAGTGGGGAAATTGTGTTTGAAGGATGCTGTTCATCTCTAAAGAGGGAGAAGCAGGATGTGGAGACGGTGAAGAAAGGGAGTGAATGTGGTTTGGTTATTCGAGATTGGGAAGACTTTCAGATTGGAGACATCGTACAGTGCATGGAGCAAGTCATAAGGAAGCCCAAGTTCATTTCGTCCGAGAGTGGTGCTGTTCGAATTGAGTGctga